GTTGGCCCATGCTCAATTCACGACCCAAAAGCAGCGCTTGAATATTCCGAGAGGTTGAAAATATTATCCGATCGAGTTCAAGATAAACTGCTATTAATTATGCGAGTTTACTTTGAAAAACCAAGAACAACCGTCGGCTGGAAAGGATTAATTAACGATCCAGATATGGATGATTCTTTTCATGTAGAGAATGGTTTATTAATCGCGCGGGATCTATTATTAAAAATTACAGAGTTGGGATTACCTGCTGGCACAGAAGCACTAGATCCAATTATACCTCAATATATTAGTGAACTGATTACATGGTCTGCCATTGGGGCACGCACGACCGAATCACAAACTCACCGCGAAATGGCAAGTGGGCTTTCGATGCCTGTAGGGTTTAAAAATGGTACTGACGGCAATATTCAAGTAGCTTTGAATGCCCTAGAATCGGCTGGAAATCCACATAACTTTCTGGGAATTAATCAAAATGGGCAGGTCAGTGTCTTTCAAACTAAAGGTAATAGCTACGGTCACGTAATTTTAAGGGGTGGTAGTCAACCCAATTTTGATCCGGCAAATGTCAAACTTGTAGAAGAGAAATTAAAACAGGCAAAGTTACCACCAAGAATTGTTATCGACTGTAGTCACGGAAATACCAATAAAGATTATAAATTACAAGGTGCTGTGTTAGAAAATATTGTTCAGCAAATAGTGGATGGGAATACATCAATAGTTGGCATGATGTTGGAATCACATTTGTATGAAGGCGGCCAACCAATTACTGGTAAACAAGAAGAATTAAAATATGGTGTTTCTGTAACTGACAAATGTATTGGCTGGGAAGAAACCGAAGAAATTATTTTGGCTGCTCACGAAAAACTTAATTGAAGTAGACAGGAGGCAGGGGGCGTGAGGAGATTTCTCTGTAGAGGATTTCCCTCATTCCCAGTTGGAGACTGTGAATACCCGTCGTTGAGACACCGCCTCCCTCATATAATGTCTGGATAATTTGTTATTATTACCAGAGTCATTGCAACCCTACACCCATTCCTTTATTTAAATATTTTTACGTTTTGTTGAGAAAGATCCAGGTAATGGATAGGTCAAGGGAAGGGGATTGAGAGGTGGGGTAAAACGTATGTCAGACACACATTTGAGCTTAAGTTGAGACCAATAGGTAATGCCGTGCCCCTAGTACTCACGCGCATTCATCCCACGCTCCGTCTATTGAGGCGTGGGACTTCTGCTGTTAGAGTTAAAAATCGAAGGTTGTGCGAATCACTCCTACATACTGGGTATCATTTCTACTATCGTTTTCTGGGTTGAGAATCACCCAAAAACCAGGAGTAACTGAAATGTTGTCGTTCAAACGGTAACGATAAAATGCTTCGATATGATAAGCGTTGTTTCGTTCTTGACGGACATCACTGTTAGAGACATGGGGTGGTATCCCAAAGAGAATTCCTGGCAGATTGCCTCTACCACCCACATCGGGAAACGACACACCAATCGCCCCAAACCAGACATTGGCATTGTCACCATTGTTCACAAATAGAGAATCTGTTCCACCCCTACCATTGGAAATATCACTCAAACCAGAACTCTTGGCATTTGCCCAAATATATCCACCCCAAGCGTGGACTTGGAAATTCGGGGAGAAGCGATAGTATCCCTGTGTGCCTACAATATCGTTGGAAGTAGCAATGTTGTTGCCAAAGGGAGCGTTTGATAACACGCTACCCGTCCCAGCGGAGAGATCGATTACTCCAGCAGGGGTATAGCCATGAGAGTAAGCAACACCGATCGCTCCTTGCTTACCATAATAGGCTAAGTGCGCTAGGGCATTGTAGCCGCCATCAAACAAGCCGTTGCTCCCCGATGGCACATTGGGACTGTTTGCTAAATAGCCCAAGGTAAGAACCAAGTCTTTGGTGATGTTCCAGTTAGCGGCTGCACCGCCGCCACCTCGCCGGAATAAGGGACTATATGATCCAAATAATGAGGGAACCCCATTGCCGTCATCAGCGATTGTGGCGGGAGTGATGGTGTTTGTAATATCCGTGTAACCAATGCCTGTAGGCCCAACAACGAAGTTAAGGGAATCACTGACTGGGAAGTAATAACGGATGTGGGGGACAAGAAGTGTATCGTTGCTGTCATAATCAAAGTTCAGGCGTGTCATACCTGTGCCTGTAGCTGCGGCAATTTGGCTTGCACCATTGGAATTCGCAAAGTTGCCAAATTCTAGCCGAACTCGCAATAAATCTTTGCCAGTGAAACTGCTCTCAAAGTTGAGACGACCCCGGTTTGCAAAGTAGAGATTTGATTCATCGCGTTCCCGCTGCGGGTTGCCGGAGGCATCGCCACCAACTCTATTACCAAAGGTATCACTAATGGCGGTAATAATTTGAGCATTCAACCTAGTAGTTGTGGAAAACTGCTGCGCCTCCAATGTTGCTGTATGTGCCTCTACGGTATCTACTCGTCCACGCAGAGTTGTCAGTTCTGTGGCAAAGTCTTGCTGCAACTTTTGCAGCACTGCCAAATCTTGTTTATTAACTAAATCGCTAGTAGCTGTGGCAATTAACTCATTAATCCTATCCAAACAAGCATTTAAACCTGCGGCAAACTCGTAACGGCTTAAAGCACGGTTCCCGCGATAGGTAGAATTGGGATAACCTGCAATACAGCCGTAGCGTTCAACCAGTGATTGCAATGCACCAAACGCCCAATCAGTTGGTTGTACATCAGAAAACTGAGAAACAGAATTGACTTGTCCCTGCAAATTTCTATTCGTATCTGCTGCGTTAGAGTTATCTTCTGGAGGTGCTGCCCAAACTGCTGGAATTGCCAAAAATAGAAGAAAAGAACTATAAAAAAGAGTTTTGATCATCGACTTGTGATTTGAAAATGGTTGAATTCTGACTTGGTAACGAAAGAGATTACACTCGAACCAAAGCTTTCAGCTTACGAGCTAATCTACATATTTTGAGCTAAGGTTTTAGATCAATACGCTTGGGTTAAGGGCTACTGGCAACAATTTTGGGTTTTCGAGACGCGATAAATCGCCGTCTCTACAAGTGTTTTGTTGCTCATTCTGAACTGTATTGAGTTTTAGGTCACTTAAAGCAACGCTATAACTTTTTGCTCATTGCTGCTTTTAATAGCTGCTTCTATAATTCGCATTACATTAATTCCGTCTTCGGCAGTAACAGCAATTGGCTGATTATTAGCAATGGATTTGTACACTGCATCGTAATAACCTAAATAACTGCCCTGTGAGCTTTTAACTTTTTCCCGAATTACTTTGGTGTCTTTTTCGGTATGAAGTAAGCCATATTCACTTTCTGGCTCTGTATACCAATCAAGTGTATTAGGCTTCATCCCCGCGACTAAATACTCTTCTTGTTTATCGGCTCTGCTTTTAAGAAAAGAACCATGAGTGCCATGTATGATATACGCTGGCGCAGGTTCACGCACAAGGAAACTTGCTTTTAATTTGACGCGCAGTTTGTCGTAGTATAGTACCAACTCAAAATAATCATCTACCCGCGATCGCACTCTTGTGATGCGGATGTCTGCAAAAATAGCATCAGGCATCCCAAATAAATGCAAAGCTTGGTCTATTAAGTGCGGCCCTAAATTATTTAATGTTCCTGCCCCCGGACTTGGAACTTCTACATGTTGTTTATGACTGAGGGTTGGTTTATATCTTTGAAATTGAAATTCTGCTTCAATAATATCACCTAATAAGCCTTCCTGAACAATTTTTTTGACTGTTTTAAAATCACTATCCCACCTGCGGTTTTGATATACAGATAATTTCTTTCCCTGTTTTTGTGCCAATTCTTTGAGATTTTGCGCTTCTGCTACTGTTGTAGTAAATGCTTTTTCGACCACTACATGTTTATCTGCAAGCAATGCCTGTTTAGCATAATCATAATGGGTATAAGTGGGTGTATTTACGACCACCAACATTAATTGCTCATCTGCTAACAATGCTTCTAAAGAAGGATAGCTTTTTACATCAGGATAATGTTGCTGTATCAGCTTTTTGCTTCTTTCCCAAGAACCGGTTAATTTAAATCCGGGATGCAAATCAATAAACGGCGCATGAAATACCATGCCGGATAAACCAGATGAACAAAGAGCCGTATTGATAGTTTCCATCTTTTTCGTGATTGCCTGAAGCGAGAATTTTTATTTAATTGTTATCTGAGATTTTGCTATGGGATGTAGGCTCACTGAAGACAGCAGGGGAGGTAGGGGGGAGAGAAAATACCTCTCCGACTCTACAAATTACGAATTATGTGTAGCAATACTAGATCGATGTCAATTACATGTGTTCTAACTCAATTCCTTTGGTTTCTTTAATAAAAAAGAGAATGAAAAAGAATGAGGTAGCTGCTGCAATTGTATAGAGTCCATAGGCAGAACCTAGACCGAAATATTGCAGTATGGGAGGAAATGTTGTGGAAATCACGAAATTCGCCACCCATTGTATGGCAGCAGCAATCGAAAGTGCGGCGGCTCGAATTTTGTTATTAAACATTTCTCCCAACAATACCCAAACCACTGGTCCCCAGGAGAAGCCGAAGCAAAAGACGTAGAGGTTGGCTGCAATCAGAGCCAGAGTCCCAGCGCTGCCGGTAAGATTGGGGTTTCCAGCAGCATCAAGGGGAGCATTACCAAAAAGATAAGCCATCGTCCCCAAGGTCAAGGTCATGCCAATCGACCCTACTATAAGTAAGGGCTTGCGACCAAATCGATCCACGAAGGCGATCGCAATCAGTGTTGTAATAATGTTGACGGCTCCTGTAATCACCGTGATTGATAGGGAATCTTTTTCGGAAAATCCGACAGCCCGCCACAAAACGCTGCTGTAGTAAAAGATTACATTAATCCCAACAAATTGCTGTAATACAGATAAGCCTATTCCTATCCAAACAATGGGCAAGAGTCCGCCACTTCTGCTTAAGAGGTCAGAAAACCTGGGTTGGCGTTCGCGAAGCACGGTCTGGCGAATTTCTTCGATTTTTGGTAGCACATCGCCCCCTAAAATCTTGGTCAGAACGTTAACAGCTTCAGATTCTCGTCCTTTGGCAACCAAATAACGGGGAGATTCAGGAATTGTTAAAGCTACCATCCCGTAGAATACTGCTGGTGGGACTGCTGTCCAAAACATCCAGCGCCAAGCTGCAACCCCAAACAAAAACGGCGAGTCTGCTGAACCTGCTGACGTAGCGATAAAGTAGTCGCTCAATAAGGCGACGAAAATTCCGACTACGATCGCTAATTGTTGCAGAGATCCTAACCTTCCTCGCAAATGGGTGGGAGAACATTCGGCAATGTAAGCTGGCGCGATGACGCTAGCAACACCGATGCCAATCCCACCCAATACTCGCCAAAAGATAAAATCCCAGATTGTGAAGGCAAACCCAGAGCCGATCGCACTGATAGTAAACAACGCCGAAGCAACCACCATTGCGTTGACTCGACCATAACGATCTGCAATCTGTCCGGCAAAGAAGGCTCCAACAGCAGAACCCAGCAACGCTAGGGACACTGCCAGCCCTGTTACCCAACTACTGGTATTAAAAGCTTTTGCTAGAGATAAAACCGCGCCGTTGATTACAGCAGTATCAAAACCGAACAGAAAGCCGCCGAGGGCCGCAGCCCCAGCAATCAAAATCACATAAAAGGTGTTGGATTTGCGACGAATAGTAGTAGATGACATAGTTTATATATTGGGAATTGGGAATTGGGCAAGGGAACAGGGAGCAGAGAGCAGGGGGGAAGAGGTAATTCTTCATTCTCCCCCTTGCACCCTGCACCCTGCCCCTCTGCCTCTTTCTCAGCGTCTAGAACGTCTGCGTAACCGATCGATCATTACTGCCAAAATAATTACTAGTCCTTTGACGACTAGTTGCCAGAAGTAAGATAGGTTCAACAAGGTTAAACCGTTATTGAGAATCGCAATAATCAATGCACCTAGAAGTGTGCCGCCAATGGTACCAATACCACCTGTAAAGCTGGTTCCACCTAAAATAACAGCTGCGATCGCATCTAATTCATAACCCTGACCTAATACGCCACTGGCACTATAAAGGCGGCTGGCGCTCATGATTCCTCCTAAGCCTGCCAGTAATCCGCTAATACCATAGACGAATAGCAACACCCGATTAACTTTAATCCCAGTTAATCTCGCTGCCCGTTCGTTACCACCAACTGCATATATCTGCACTCCTAAAACAGTTTGCCGCAGGACAAACCAGCTAGCGATCACAGTCAGTAGCGCAATGATTACTAGCCACGGCAGAGGGCCAACATAACTATTACCCACCCAAGCAAAATTTATGTCACGGTTAATTAGCGTTGTCCCCTTGGCAATCAAGAAGCCCACACCCCGCAAGGCGGTAAGTGAACCCAAGGTGACAATAAAAGGTGGCACATCCAAAAAGGTAATCAGCGCACCGTTGAGTAAACCTAAAAGCAATCCTGCCAACAACGCCGCAGGTACGGCTGCCCAACTTAAAGCCGGCAGTAGCGATACCAGCAATGCAACTACCGCAGAAACAGCCAATATTGATCCAACGGAAAGGTCAATACCTCCGGTGAGAATTACAAAGGTCATTCCTGTCGCCAGCACAATATTAATTGATGCCTGACGCAAGATATTGACGATGTTACCACCGGTGAGGAAGTTGGGAGAAAGGAATGCAAATAAGATGCAGATAATTACTAAGATTGGCAGAATACCCGCAACTTCCAAGAGAGTGCTGATTGATTTCCGGTTGCGGGCTGCGGGATTGTTGGCTGATTTATTGATAGGCGGTCTGACTGTCTGACTCATGATGCTAATACCTCCGATGCTCCTGTTGCGTAGTGCATAATCTTTTCTTGGGTGATTTCTTTGCCAAGACTGCCATCCAGTTCGCCTACCAGCTGTCCTTCTCGCATCACTAAGACGCGATCGCTCATGCCGACAATCTCTGATAGTTCGCTGGAAACCATTAAAATAGCAACCCCTTGTGCTGCTAATTCGCTCATGATTCGGTAAATTTCACTTTTAGCACCGATATCTACGCCGCGTGTCGGCTCATCTAACATCAGTACTCTGGGCTTAATGGCTAACCAACGCGCTAGCAGTAGCTTCTGCTGATTACCACCAGAAAGATCCAATGCTCTAATTTCCAAGTTGGCTAGGCGGATATTAAAGTTTTCTACCGCATCTGTTGATAGCCGATTCACTGAAGCCCAGTTAACAATTCCAGCCCTGGCATCCTGTTTGAGTGTGTTGATGGCAATATTCTTGCGGGCGCTCATTTCCAGAAATAAACCTTGGTCTTTGCGGTCTTCGGGGACGTAGCCAATTCCGGCGGCGATCGCATCACTGGGCGTATTAATTTCCAGTTTTTGGCCGTTCAAGAATACTTCACCACTAGCCTTACGGTCTGCACCAAAAATCAGCCGGGATAGTTCTGTGCGTCCAGCACCAACTAGCCCCGCTAAACCAAGAATTTCTCCAGCATGAAGTTCAAAACTAGTCGGCTCAATCTTATGACGCGCATCGCTCATATTTCTGACTGACAGCACGACTGGGCCAGGATTCATTTGTCGTTGATGTTCGTAAAAGTCTTGCATGGAGCGACCGACCATCATCTGCACCAATCGCTGTGGAGAAATTTCACTGCGTGTCAAACTACCAATATATTGACCATCGCGCAACACACTAATCCGGTCAGCTAGCGCATAGATTTCTTCCATCCGATGGCTGATATAAATAATAGCAATGCCATCACTCCGCAGTTTGCGAATGACCTCAAATAAATGGTCGCTCTCGCGGTCAGATAGGGCTGCTGTTGGCTCATCCATCACCAAAACGCGGCTTTTATCTTTCAGCGCCCTGGCAATTTCCACTTGCTGCTGTTCGGCGATGGATAAGGTACCAACTATAGTCTGGGCGGTAAAATTAGCTCCCAGGCTTTCCAACACTTCCTCTGCTTCCAGTTGCATCGCTTTGCGGTCTAAAAATTGACCTCGCCGCAACTCGCTACCCATAAACATATTTTCGGTAACGGTTAAATTTGGTGCAACATTCAGTTCTTGATAAATCAGATTAATACCCGATTTGCGTGCTGTCGCCGGATCGGTAATTTTCAAGGTTTGACCATTGATGCGAATTTCTCCTTCATCGGCAATGTAAGCCCCAGCCAGGATTTTCATCAATGTGCTTTTGCCTGCTCCATTTTCACCCATGAGGGCATGAACTTCTCCCGGATAAATCGTGAGATTAACATTTTGGAGCGCAGATACACCATGAAATCTTTTTGTAATTCCTTGCATTTCTAACACTGGCGTGCTAGCTGGTGCATCAGAAAATGAAGTTTCAATAGTTGTTGTCATGAGTATCTCCTGTAAAAACTATTTAAAGTTTGCGAGGGTGAATTAGCAATTAATAAACTCATATTTGATTGATTGCAAAATCATGTTTTAAAAGCTGACTAGAAGTTTTAAAGAGATATTTTCACCCTTTCTTGTTAACCTTATTCCACGGAGATTGCTGGGAAAGTCTGAGTACTAAAAATAGGCACTCAGACTTTTCACTGATGCACATACATAGCGGTTCTCAATTGCGGTGCAGCAGAGTTTAAACCTCTTTCTAAACCTATCTTTCTATTAAGGTAAAGCAAGGAACTAAAGTGAGGTTTTGTATTAATTTAAGTGAAAACCGCCAGACATTCTAGGTATGTGCAAAAACTTTACAAATGCAGCAGATGATTCACATCAAAAGACATAAATTTTCAACTGCAAATTCACAATTTTTATTACTTACCAGCCTTTTTCTGTGCTGACATTATCTTTTGTGATCAACTTAACTGGTATTAGGATGGTTGAATTACTTGGTTTTTTACCATTTAAGATGTCGTTGCCAACTTGAACTGCTTTTTCGGCCATTCCTCGCGGATTTTGAGTAGCAGTTGCCGCATATAAACCATCTTTATTTTTGATGGCAGTTATTGCTTCTGGTGCGCCATCAACCCCGACAATAAAGAAATCTTTACGTTGTGCTTGGTTCGCTGCTAGTTCTGCGCCGACTCCACTTGGGTCGTTGATAGCAAAAACTGCATCAATCTTTGGAAAGGTTGTCAACAAATCAGTCATAACTCTGAGTCCTCCATCCCGACTACCCTCTGCATTTTGGTTTTTGGAGAGGATTTTGATATCGGGATATTTGGCCAATACGTTCTCGCAGCCAGTAACTCGCTGAATCACCGAGTCCACAGGCGGGCCATTAACTATGACAACATTGCCTTTACCCTTGAGGCGGTCAGCAATATACTTGCAACTAACTTCTCCAGCTTGGACATTATTAGTCGTAATAGTGGCATCTACACCTCCTTCTGCACCTGTATCTACTGCAATGACAATTCTACCTGCTTGTTTTGCTTTTTCAATTGCTGGCTTAATGCCACTTTTATCAGCAGCATTGACGATAATGATGTCAGTATTAGAAGCAGTGAAATTTTCAATTTGATTAGCTTGTTGATTAAGGTCATAGGCGCTGGAAACTACGGTAACATTGACATCCTTACCGCCTATTTTCTTCGCTTCTGCCTCAGTTGCTTGTCCCATAAGGACGAAGAAGGGATTACTTAAATCACCAACGGTAAAGGCAACTGATTTTAATTTTCCATTACCAGTAGCGATTTTAGTTTCTGCACTAGTATTAGTAGCCGGTTTGGTTTCAGGGTTAGTAGCCGTATTGCCATCGGGAGAACCATTTGTACAGCCGATAAGACTGCCACTCATGATACCTAGTAGGCTAGCTGCGATTACGCGAAGCGTAACGCCAGAGGCAAACGTAATCTTTTTCACATTCATATATTTCCTAGAAGTCATTTTTACTTACACCAAATTTGAAAACGATGTATTAAAAAAACAGGGACGAGTATTGCAATCTTCCTGTATCAAGTCTTTTTCCGTATCTTGTAATTACGAATTACGAATTACGAATTACAAATTACCAGCCTTTGTAGCTGCTGAGATTTTCTCTAGTAACCAAGTTGACTGGAATCAGAATATTCGGTGACTCAGGTTTTTTACCCTGGATGATATCATTGCCAATCTGAACCGCTTTTTGGGCCATCCCTGCGGGATTTTGAGCAGCAGTTGCAGCAAATACACCATCCTTATCTTCCATTGCTTTGGTTGCATCTGGCGATCCATCAACCCCAACAATAAAAAATTCTTTACGTTTTGCTTGTCTCGCTGCTAAATCTGCGCCGACACCGCTTTGGTCGTTGGTGGCAAAAACGGCATCAATTTTGGGAAAGGTTGTCAGCAAATCACTCATGACTCTTAATCCTCCATCCCTTGTCCCTTCGGCGTTTTGGTCTTTAGAGATGAGTTTGATATTAGGATATTTGGACAATGATTTCTCACA
This Nostoc sp. C052 DNA region includes the following protein-coding sequences:
- a CDS encoding 3-deoxy-7-phosphoheptulonate synthase, translated to MHNKLFNSNIDNANIENDRILLTPNEIKSKLPLTQLAEQRVLGYRQEIEDILDFQDRRKFIVVGPCSIHDPKAALEYSERLKILSDRVQDKLLLIMRVYFEKPRTTVGWKGLINDPDMDDSFHVENGLLIARDLLLKITELGLPAGTEALDPIIPQYISELITWSAIGARTTESQTHREMASGLSMPVGFKNGTDGNIQVALNALESAGNPHNFLGINQNGQVSVFQTKGNSYGHVILRGGSQPNFDPANVKLVEEKLKQAKLPPRIVIDCSHGNTNKDYKLQGAVLENIVQQIVDGNTSIVGMMLESHLYEGGQPITGKQEELKYGVSVTDKCIGWEETEEIILAAHEKLN
- a CDS encoding iron uptake porin, coding for MIKTLFYSSFLLFLAIPAVWAAPPEDNSNAADTNRNLQGQVNSVSQFSDVQPTDWAFGALQSLVERYGCIAGYPNSTYRGNRALSRYEFAAGLNACLDRINELIATATSDLVNKQDLAVLQKLQQDFATELTTLRGRVDTVEAHTATLEAQQFSTTTRLNAQIITAISDTFGNRVGGDASGNPQRERDESNLYFANRGRLNFESSFTGKDLLRVRLEFGNFANSNGASQIAAATGTGMTRLNFDYDSNDTLLVPHIRYYFPVSDSLNFVVGPTGIGYTDITNTITPATIADDGNGVPSLFGSYSPLFRRGGGGAAANWNITKDLVLTLGYLANSPNVPSGSNGLFDGGYNALAHLAYYGKQGAIGVAYSHGYTPAGVIDLSAGTGSVLSNAPFGNNIATSNDIVGTQGYYRFSPNFQVHAWGGYIWANAKSSGLSDISNGRGGTDSLFVNNGDNANVWFGAIGVSFPDVGGRGNLPGILFGIPPHVSNSDVRQERNNAYHIEAFYRYRLNDNISVTPGFWVILNPENDSRNDTQYVGVIRTTFDF
- a CDS encoding Gfo/Idh/MocA family oxidoreductase translates to METINTALCSSGLSGMVFHAPFIDLHPGFKLTGSWERSKKLIQQHYPDVKSYPSLEALLADEQLMLVVVNTPTYTHYDYAKQALLADKHVVVEKAFTTTVAEAQNLKELAQKQGKKLSVYQNRRWDSDFKTVKKIVQEGLLGDIIEAEFQFQRYKPTLSHKQHVEVPSPGAGTLNNLGPHLIDQALHLFGMPDAIFADIRITRVRSRVDDYFELVLYYDKLRVKLKASFLVREPAPAYIIHGTHGSFLKSRADKQEEYLVAGMKPNTLDWYTEPESEYGLLHTEKDTKVIREKVKSSQGSYLGYYDAVYKSIANNQPIAVTAEDGINVMRIIEAAIKSSNEQKVIALL
- a CDS encoding sugar porter family MFS transporter — translated: MSSTTIRRKSNTFYVILIAGAAALGGFLFGFDTAVINGAVLSLAKAFNTSSWVTGLAVSLALLGSAVGAFFAGQIADRYGRVNAMVVASALFTISAIGSGFAFTIWDFIFWRVLGGIGIGVASVIAPAYIAECSPTHLRGRLGSLQQLAIVVGIFVALLSDYFIATSAGSADSPFLFGVAAWRWMFWTAVPPAVFYGMVALTIPESPRYLVAKGRESEAVNVLTKILGGDVLPKIEEIRQTVLRERQPRFSDLLSRSGGLLPIVWIGIGLSVLQQFVGINVIFYYSSVLWRAVGFSEKDSLSITVITGAVNIITTLIAIAFVDRFGRKPLLIVGSIGMTLTLGTMAYLFGNAPLDAAGNPNLTGSAGTLALIAANLYVFCFGFSWGPVVWVLLGEMFNNKIRAAALSIAAAIQWVANFVISTTFPPILQYFGLGSAYGLYTIAAATSFFFILFFIKETKGIELEHM
- a CDS encoding ribose ABC transporter permease, which gives rise to MSQTVRPPINKSANNPAARNRKSISTLLEVAGILPILVIICILFAFLSPNFLTGGNIVNILRQASINIVLATGMTFVILTGGIDLSVGSILAVSAVVALLVSLLPALSWAAVPAALLAGLLLGLLNGALITFLDVPPFIVTLGSLTALRGVGFLIAKGTTLINRDINFAWVGNSYVGPLPWLVIIALLTVIASWFVLRQTVLGVQIYAVGGNERAARLTGIKVNRVLLFVYGISGLLAGLGGIMSASRLYSASGVLGQGYELDAIAAVILGGTSFTGGIGTIGGTLLGALIIAILNNGLTLLNLSYFWQLVVKGLVIILAVMIDRLRRRSRR
- a CDS encoding sugar ABC transporter ATP-binding protein, whose amino-acid sequence is MTTTIETSFSDAPASTPVLEMQGITKRFHGVSALQNVNLTIYPGEVHALMGENGAGKSTLMKILAGAYIADEGEIRINGQTLKITDPATARKSGINLIYQELNVAPNLTVTENMFMGSELRRGQFLDRKAMQLEAEEVLESLGANFTAQTIVGTLSIAEQQQVEIARALKDKSRVLVMDEPTAALSDRESDHLFEVIRKLRSDGIAIIYISHRMEEIYALADRISVLRDGQYIGSLTRSEISPQRLVQMMVGRSMQDFYEHQRQMNPGPVVLSVRNMSDARHKIEPTSFELHAGEILGLAGLVGAGRTELSRLIFGADRKASGEVFLNGQKLEINTPSDAIAAGIGYVPEDRKDQGLFLEMSARKNIAINTLKQDARAGIVNWASVNRLSTDAVENFNIRLANLEIRALDLSGGNQQKLLLARWLAIKPRVLMLDEPTRGVDIGAKSEIYRIMSELAAQGVAILMVSSELSEIVGMSDRVLVMREGQLVGELDGSLGKEITQEKIMHYATGASEVLAS
- a CDS encoding ABC transporter substrate-binding protein gives rise to the protein MNVKKITFASGVTLRVIAASLLGIMSGSLIGCTNGSPDGNTATNPETKPATNTSAETKIATGNGKLKSVAFTVGDLSNPFFVLMGQATEAEAKKIGGKDVNVTVVSSAYDLNQQANQIENFTASNTDIIIVNAADKSGIKPAIEKAKQAGRIVIAVDTGAEGGVDATITTNNVQAGEVSCKYIADRLKGKGNVVIVNGPPVDSVIQRVTGCENVLAKYPDIKILSKNQNAEGSRDGGLRVMTDLLTTFPKIDAVFAINDPSGVGAELAANQAQRKDFFIVGVDGAPEAITAIKNKDGLYAATATQNPRGMAEKAVQVGNDILNGKKPSNSTILIPVKLITKDNVSTEKGW